The following are from one region of the Sphingomonas sp. J315 genome:
- the fliL gene encoding flagellar basal body-associated protein FliL: protein MSDTETAAAPVKKKGGMMKWLMIGTGLVVLIGGGVGGGLYAANSGLIGGGAQAESADADTPRLVPKSEEVRAAAKEGEEGGEGKGKPTPKGQGGDKFASTYYQMEKEFTSNLRDSVHFVQVGVAISTPYDNRVIENLKTHELAVRSAILLALGETNEDEVFTADGKTKLQKRLSAAINAVLKEKEGFGGIANVYFTNFIVQ, encoded by the coding sequence ATGAGTGACACCGAAACCGCCGCCGCGCCCGTGAAGAAGAAGGGCGGGATGATGAAATGGCTGATGATCGGAACCGGACTGGTCGTGCTGATCGGCGGCGGCGTCGGCGGCGGACTGTACGCAGCCAATTCCGGGTTGATCGGCGGCGGCGCACAGGCCGAGAGCGCCGATGCCGACACGCCGCGCCTCGTTCCCAAGAGCGAAGAGGTCCGCGCTGCAGCCAAGGAAGGCGAGGAAGGCGGCGAGGGCAAGGGCAAGCCCACCCCCAAGGGCCAGGGCGGCGACAAATTCGCCTCCACCTATTACCAGATGGAGAAGGAATTCACGTCGAACCTGCGCGACAGCGTGCATTTCGTGCAGGTCGGGGTCGCGATCTCGACCCCCTATGACAATCGCGTGATCGAGAATCTGAAGACGCACGAGCTCGCGGTGCGCTCGGCGATCCTGCTCGCGCTCGGCGAAACCAATGAGGACGAGGTCTTCACCGCCGACGGGAAGACCAAGCTGCAAAAGCGCCTGTCCGCCGCAATCAACGCGGTCCTCAAGGAAAAAGAGGGATTTGGGGGGATTGCTAACGTCTATTTTACCAATTTCATCGTTCAGTGA
- a CDS encoding FliI/YscN family ATPase, with translation MLNRFTAEYLDGLACGDIRPRPKVSGRLASYDGLLMEAVGLSLPVGTVCAIGTGDSRVEAEVIGFRGGRTLLMNLGGPAALLPNAPVRPIGPPGEAEVGAALLGRVVDGAGKPIDGLGPIRGAGKWPLAGKIQSPLDRGRVLQPMDVGVRAINGLLTIGQGQRVGIMAGSGVGKSVLLGMMVRAAKADVIVIGLIGERSREVSDFLETKVAGAARARSVVVAVPANHSPVLRIRGALRATAIAEAFRNEGKKVLLIMDSLTRVAHAGREIGLALGEPASARGYPPSAIAMLPSLIERAGTDVHTGGSITAIYTVLADGDDGNDPVVDSARSILDGHIVLSRALAERGVYPAIDLGPSVSRVMTDIATKEHVGAARVLRRHLATYEENRDLVLMGAYRAGADAQIDAAIACHDTVLDYIRQAYDETVSLDEAVTELVGVFGDA, from the coding sequence ATGCTCAACCGCTTTACCGCCGAGTATCTCGACGGCCTTGCCTGTGGCGATATCCGGCCCCGGCCCAAGGTGTCGGGGCGACTCGCCTCCTATGACGGGCTGCTGATGGAGGCGGTCGGCCTCTCGCTTCCGGTGGGCACGGTCTGCGCGATCGGCACCGGCGACAGCCGGGTCGAGGCGGAGGTGATCGGGTTTCGCGGCGGCCGGACATTGCTGATGAACCTGGGCGGTCCCGCTGCCCTGCTCCCCAACGCTCCGGTGCGCCCGATCGGCCCGCCGGGCGAGGCGGAGGTCGGCGCTGCCCTGCTCGGTCGCGTGGTCGATGGCGCGGGCAAGCCGATCGACGGGCTCGGCCCGATCCGCGGGGCGGGAAAATGGCCGCTGGCGGGCAAGATCCAGTCGCCGCTCGACCGGGGCCGCGTGCTTCAGCCGATGGATGTCGGCGTGCGCGCGATCAACGGCCTGCTGACGATCGGCCAGGGCCAGCGCGTCGGCATCATGGCGGGATCGGGCGTCGGCAAGTCGGTGCTGCTCGGCATGATGGTTCGCGCCGCCAAGGCCGATGTCATCGTCATCGGCCTGATCGGCGAGCGTTCGCGCGAAGTGTCCGACTTTCTGGAGACCAAGGTCGCGGGCGCGGCGCGGGCGCGCTCGGTCGTCGTCGCGGTCCCGGCCAACCACTCGCCCGTCCTGCGCATCCGCGGCGCATTGCGCGCCACCGCCATCGCCGAAGCCTTTCGCAACGAGGGCAAGAAGGTCCTCCTTATCATGGATTCGCTGACCCGCGTCGCGCATGCGGGGCGCGAGATCGGGCTGGCGCTTGGCGAACCGGCGAGCGCGCGCGGCTATCCGCCCTCGGCAATCGCGATGCTGCCCAGCCTGATCGAGCGCGCCGGGACCGATGTCCATACCGGCGGGTCGATCACCGCGATCTATACCGTGCTCGCCGATGGCGACGACGGCAATGACCCCGTCGTGGACAGCGCGCGATCGATCCTCGACGGCCATATCGTGCTCAGCCGCGCGCTGGCCGAACGCGGCGTCTATCCTGCGATCGACCTCGGGCCATCGGTCAGCCGCGTAATGACCGACATCGCGACCAAGGAGCATGTTGGTGCCGCGCGCGTGCTGCGCCGCCACCTCGCCACCTATGAGGAGAATCGCGATCTCGTCCTGATGGGCGCCTATCGCGCCGGGGCAGATGCGCAGATCGACGCGGCGATCGCCTGCCACGACACCGTGCTCGACTATATCCGCCAGGCTTATGACGAGACGGTCAGCCTCGACGAAGCGGTGACCGAACTGGTCGGCGTGTTCGGCGATGCGTAG
- a CDS encoding flagellar hook-length control protein FliK — MTDLLASTALTLSPPGFTPRAVPAAVAAGFDLTLALDCAVPGVAPPTGKPVAGYGKDLPVSADEVTDGDIDDDEALLAWMPEGLMPLPLDAPLPGRVAVGTPSAHIDGPIADTVGTPAQPVEIVEIVETAPLPADVAGVAEGNAPLFPPAPANTALAASPASTPLRTWRDPVPAQAEPSARGGAVAAEVRFDRATAATPELVARAGAVRGSQETGIAPAPAAAQIAVAPTRASVSAVAPAPIAPPAPPLPWTSQPAPAAQVFAAALAVPLGDALDPVTPADPVSPEVQMLRAVELQRTTVQAPAQADQTPLDLSRDDWTGKMIERIAALRDGVEAADTRIRLAPENLGTVDVSIRRDGDRIQIHFTAENPVTRQLLVEAAPRLAELAEARGLKMGQSSVDGGGSESRREQQPNHQSTPARPATARADTGSASDARIA, encoded by the coding sequence GTGACCGACCTGCTCGCCTCGACCGCCCTTACCCTGTCCCCGCCCGGATTCACGCCGCGTGCGGTGCCCGCCGCCGTGGCGGCAGGCTTCGATCTCACGCTCGCGCTCGACTGCGCGGTGCCGGGTGTCGCGCCGCCGACCGGCAAACCGGTTGCCGGATACGGCAAGGATTTGCCGGTCTCCGCTGACGAGGTGACAGACGGCGACATCGACGACGACGAAGCGCTGCTGGCATGGATGCCCGAAGGATTGATGCCGCTGCCGCTCGATGCGCCGTTGCCCGGGCGGGTCGCGGTCGGGACGCCCAGCGCGCACATTGACGGCCCGATTGCCGATACGGTCGGTACCCCTGCGCAGCCGGTCGAGATCGTCGAGATCGTCGAGACCGCTCCGCTCCCCGCCGATGTCGCTGGCGTGGCGGAGGGGAATGCGCCCCTATTCCCGCCTGCACCTGCGAACACCGCGCTGGCGGCATCACCAGCTTCCACCCCGCTTCGCACCTGGCGCGATCCGGTTCCGGCCCAGGCCGAGCCGAGCGCCCGGGGCGGGGCCGTCGCGGCGGAGGTGCGGTTCGACCGTGCCACCGCCGCGACGCCCGAGCTTGTCGCGCGCGCCGGTGCGGTCCGCGGGTCGCAGGAAACGGGAATCGCGCCCGCTCCCGCTGCTGCGCAGATCGCGGTCGCGCCCACCCGCGCTTCCGTGTCTGCCGTCGCCCCCGCGCCAATCGCACCGCCTGCGCCGCCGCTGCCATGGACATCACAGCCCGCGCCCGCCGCTCAGGTCTTTGCGGCCGCTCTTGCCGTTCCCCTGGGCGATGCGCTTGATCCCGTCACCCCTGCCGACCCGGTGAGCCCGGAGGTCCAGATGCTGCGTGCCGTCGAACTCCAGCGCACCACCGTTCAGGCACCCGCCCAGGCGGATCAGACCCCGCTCGACCTCAGCCGCGACGACTGGACCGGCAAGATGATCGAGCGGATCGCCGCGCTGCGCGACGGGGTCGAGGCGGCGGACACCCGCATCCGCCTCGCGCCGGAAAATCTCGGCACGGTCGATGTCTCGATCCGTCGCGACGGCGATCGCATCCAGATTCATTTTACTGCCGAAAACCCCGTGACCCGGCAGCTGCTCGTCGAAGCCGCCCCGCGCCTTGCCGAACTCGCCGAAGCGCGCGGGCTGAAGATGGGCCAGTCGAGCGTCGATGGCGGCGGCAGCGAATCGCGCCGCGAACAGCAACCGAATCACCAATCCACACCCGCCCGCCCGGCGACGGCGCGCGCGGACACCGGCAGCGCGTCCGACGCGCGGATCGCCTGA